Proteins from one Bufo gargarizans isolate SCDJY-AF-19 chromosome 8, ASM1485885v1, whole genome shotgun sequence genomic window:
- the LOC122945403 gene encoding uncharacterized protein LOC122945403, producing MRAFESGDHAPGFKDINLGLDSPPVQRSLGLRWDLSADSFGFQISCADKPFTKRGVLSVVNSLFDPLGFVAPITIQGKSLLRQFSETVKDWDTPLPSEKEQKWEAWKRSLCALDEIHIPRCYVKTSLSSSIKKELHVFSDASTEAIAAVAYLKVTEPNNQNHVGFVFGKAKLAPKPDHTIPRLELCGTVLAVEIADFIQQELGVDIAEVQYYTDSKVVLGYIHNRTKRFYVYVSNRIERIRRSSKPEQWHYVPSELNPADHATRPMSIGSFTNSTWLTGPEFLLGEADECVQEAFSIQDPDNDPEIRAEVSALVTGTKQTASFGCQRFERFSSWMRLVRTIASVSGMTDKKQLRVDLRADSLLGT from the exons ATGAGGGCCTTCGAATCAGGTGATCATGCACCAGGATTCAAGGACATTAACTTGGGACTGGACAGTCCACCTGTGCAGAGGAGCTTGGGCCTCAGATGGGATCTCTCTGCTGACTCcttcggttttcagataagttgcgcagacaagccatttacaaAACGAGGCGTCCTAtcagtggtaaacagcctatttgatccgctgggatttgtagcgcccatcaccatacaaggtaaatctctactgagacagttttctgaaacagtcaaggattgggataccccacttccctccgagaaagagcaaaaatgggAAGCCTGGAAGCGATCCTTGTGTGCCTTGGATGAGATCCATATCCCGAGATGCTATGTTAAAACCTCACTTTCCTCTAGCATAAAGAAAGAACTCCACGTGTTCTCGGACGCCTCCACGGAGGCCATCGCAGCGGTTGCCTATCTGAAGGTGACTGAACCCAACAACCAGAATCACGTTGGATTTGTCTTTGGTAAGGCTAAGTTAGCCCCTAAGCCCGATCATACTATTCCCAGActggaactttgtgggactgtgttggcagtggagattgcggatttcatacaacaagaactgggtgtcgacatagctgaagtccagtattacaccgacagtaaggtcgttttgggttacatccacaatcggaccaagcgattttatgtgtacgttagtaaccgcatagagagaatcaggagatcctccaaacctgaacaatggcactaCGTACCATCCGAACTTAATCCAGCAGAT CACGCCACTAGGCCTATGTCTATAGGTTCCTTTACTAACTCTACTTGGcttacaggtccagagtttctgcttggagaGGCAGACGAATGTGTACAGGAAGCTTTCAGCATCCAGGATCCGGATAATGATCCAGAAATCCGCGCTGAAGTTAGTGCGTTAGTCACTGGAACAAAGCAAACCGCCAGCTTCGGTTGTCAGCGCTTCGAGCGTTTCTCCAGTTGGATGAGACTCGTCAGAACTATTGCAAG